One window from the genome of Nicotiana sylvestris chromosome 9, ASM39365v2, whole genome shotgun sequence encodes:
- the LOC138878421 gene encoding uncharacterized protein: protein MGSLAHLGAYQRSLAKEVYQLASLGVLLADSSEGEVIIQNRAESSLVVEVKEKQFNDPLLAQLKEGIHKHNTTTFSFSMNDGTLRYQDRLRVPDIDGLRERIMTEAHTSRYSMHPGSTKMYHDLKKIYWWNNMKRDVADFVVGLSRTPRRFDSIWVIVDRLTKSAHFLPVKSTDTAEQYANCISKK from the coding sequence atggggagtttggctcatttgggggCATATCAGAGGTCGTTAGCCAAGGAGGTTTACCAATTGGCTAGTTTGGGTGTTCTCCTTGCGGACTCTAGTGAAGGAGAGGTAATTATACAGAATAGGGCCGAATCATCGCTTGTAGTAGAGGTGAAGGAAAAACAATTcaacgatccattgttagcacaattgaaagaggggattcacaaaCATAATACcacaactttttcctttagcatgaatgatggtactctacggtaccaagaccgcctacgtgttcctgatatcgacggtcttcgggaaaggatcatgaCTGAAGCTCACACATCCAGGTATTCTATGCACCCTGGTTCTaccaaaatgtatcatgatcttaagaaaatttattggtggaacaacatgaagaggGATGTGGCGGATTTTGTAGTAGGGCTGTCGCGCACTCCGCGcaggttcgactcaatttgggtgatcgttgatcgactcacaaaatcagcgcacttcttgccagttaaatctaccgacacagcggaaCAATATGCcaattgtatatcaaagaaatag
- the LOC138878422 gene encoding uncharacterized protein, with the protein MEKVRIIKERLKTAQSRQKFYLDIRRRDLEFKEDDWVAYRLKLPPEMSLVPPDFHVSMLKKVVEDPSVIVPIEAIEVDEELSYEEIPVAILDGQVRKLRNKKLHP; encoded by the exons atggagaaagtcaggattattaaggagaggttgaaaactgctcagagtcgccaaaagtttTATTTGGACattcgtcgcagagatttggagttcaaagaagatgattgg gtggcatacaggctcaagctgccacccgagatgtcgttGGTACCTCCGgacttccatgtgtctatgttgaagaaggtagtggaaGATCCATCTGTTATTGTGCCAATTGAAGCTATTGAGGTTGatgaagaactatcttatgaagaaattccagttgccattcttgatggGCAAGTCCGGAAATTAAGAAATAAGAAATTGCATCCGTGA